ATCGAGGACGATGGCGATAGCACCGCCGCCGATGCTACATCTCGTTATGGCTTGAGCCTTGTCAAAGCAACAACTCAATTAACCGATGCTCAGATACTGACACCGCAGGCAATTGCACCAGAGACTCTAGTATCTCCCATACAAGACCTTACCGACTTTACTACAATTGAGTCAGAGAGCGACTTTGACAGCACTACCATCGATATAATTGATTTTACGGCCTCATATTACTGCGAAGAAGACGAACAACATCTTGAGTCGACCTCTGCCACAAGCACAAGCCAGGAGCGTAACACCAACATCGCCCTGGCATCCGAATTGTTGCAGCACCTGCGCCAGGAAAAACAACGCAACGAGATACTACAAGCCAGAATTGATGAGCTTGCTGGTCAAGTCTCCAGTATGCACGAAGAAATGAGCGCCATCCGCATCGAAGTACTGGCCAAGCCGGTAAGCAAAAACTTGTTTGGCAAGATCAAGAGTTATTTTGGTTTTTCGGATGGACGGATGTGATAGAGCGGCGAAATATACCGCACCGCAATCGACATAGTAGAAAGAAGTAACGATGGCAGCATCATAAAGATGCCAAATATCGAGCAGAGCATAGCGTATAGCATCGATTGCCCATTACAAAATAGACCAAAGGCAAACAAACCTGACGCCACCATCGATAGCGCCACATTGATATACCAGCCCGAGATACGCCATTTAGACTCCAGCAGAGCCCGCGCCATAAATAGACCCTGCGCTATAAAAGCCAGCAAAAACCCAGCAAAACACCAAGATAAATATGAGTTTTGCTCTTTGATAGACGAGGCTTCCTTTTGATAGCTCCTCGCCTCAAAGTAATTCTCAAAGCGGCCCAGTGAAGCTGCGATGTTTTCGTCTGCCTGAGCCAGTCTCATCTGGTCGTGCAGAGGGTTAGAGAGGATCAAGCGCCGCTCTTCTTTAAAGAGATCATGAGCAGTGTCCATGCGCTTATCTCTAAAGTTGGCTATAGCCAGCCCCTCGAGCGCTGCCAGATGTCTCGGCGAGCCCGCCCAGGACCACCTCAGCTCTTCGTTTACTTTGTTTTGCCAGTAATCAATTGGCGATTTATCGCCACCCTCATACAGCAAACGCGAGCCATCATAATCAAGGGCCTCTGGCGATATGCGCGCAGTCAGCGCGTCTGCTGTCACCATCATCACTCCAATTGCCAGACCCACCATCGCCGCTTTGACAAAGTTGGATCGGTTAAACTCATGCAAGCTCGGCAATGAGGGCAGATTTTTGCCAGTAAAGTCTTTGTGGGTAAGGGTTTCCCATGGCGGCGGTCTAAACTCATGTTCTTTGTCTGGATCATAGAGACCGACTTCATTTGAGCCGGTGTCCACACCGCGAGCCATACCCTGACTGGCGTTTTTGATGACAAAATTTTTGTGACTGGCGACGTTTGTCTTAGTCGGACCCGCTTGCCCCGACTCTTTTTTACCAAATCCTGGTTTTCTGCCGTCGCTCACCGTCATACCCGCAGCCTTAACTAGCCTAGATATGCCCAAAATAGAGCCACTCGCCAATCATGAATGGTCTAAGATTTTGCGTCTAAAAGTTGGAGTAACGCATAAGCCGGGTTCTGTGTTCGACTGTCATCTATCTGGGAGTATGGTCTCCCATACCCTCTAGCGGCATCAGCATCTTGAGATAGCGGGCCACTATGACCTCAAGATATACCTTCGCCTTGCACCTTCAGCGGGGTTTACCTAGCCAAGGCCTCTCGACCTTGCTGGTACGCTCTTACCGCACCGTTGCACCCTTACCTCGACAAGCGAGGCGGTCTTCATTTCTGTGGCACTATCCTCACGCTCACGCGCACTGGGAATTACCCAGCAACCAGCCCTGTGGTGCCCGGACTTTCCTCATCATTAAATGACGCGACAGTCTGCGCTACTCCGCCTGCCATTATACGCCGTGAATAACACCGACCGGCCCAAGATAATGTCTTTGCATCTTTGACGGTTTCCCGCATAAATGATCTATACAGCGCCTCTTTACTATGTTACAAACTATGAGTCGGATGCAAAGGGCCCATTACTAGAAGGAGCCAAGCACTATGTATAGCTCAATCGGGATCTGGGATTTTGGATTCTTTTTCGTTATCTTTTTGATTGGCATTTTAGCCACATATTTTCATTGGACCCACGCCATGCACGCCATTCGCCGTCGTGGTTCGGTGGGAGCCAATTATTGGGGCAACTATGCCAGCTCCAAGCAAGGCAAGGACGAAGGCAAATTTAAACTACCAAAACCAAGCAGCAAAGCTCTTACTTGTGTATCGGGTAAAGCCCAATCAGGTTGCGGCGCCAGACGTTAAGCACGCTTGCTTACACAATTGCTAATGACAGTCGTTTAGCCACTGTCCAGTTTTATCAACATTATGCGACTGCCCTTCATTTTTAGTCAAAATGCACTGTTTTAATTGGCTAAACAGCGCTTTGACGGGCATGATTAATATATGGCCAAAACTCCTTCTACAGATCAGTCTAGCGAGACTATCGTCGAGCCCTCTGGTATAGAGAGCCAGTACGACTGTGTCTACGCCAGGGCAAAAGAGAGCGGCACCTTTGGCGACTTTGAGAGAGCCGCTAGTGAGTACCGAGCTGCCACCGATGTGGCACGGTCATTTGGCCTTGAGGACGAGCGGCTTTTTGACAGCCTCTCCAGATTAGCTTATTGCCATTATCGCCTCGGTGACATGCAGCAGGCAGAGGTTGCCTACAGAGAGGCCCTTGAGCTTATGGAGCGCTTCCACAAAAGTAAGCATCCAGACCGCTTTGCCTCGATACTCTGGGCTATGGCTGTGCTCTTATCAGACAGCAAACGCTTTAACGAAGCCGAAGAATACTTCAAACGCTCCATGGCTGTATCCGAGAGTTGGTCCGGTCCAAAAGACCGTTTTGTGGCAGACTGTCTTTGGGGTCTGAGCAAATGTTTGACAGGAGCTGGCAAAATCAACGAAGCAGAAGAAGCAATTAAAAACGCCATAGCCATCTACCAGGGCCTGGATGAAAACGTCGACGACTTCCTCGCCACCAATTACATCAATCTGGGCTCACTGCAAATGCAACGTGGCAAAATAAATGATGCCATCGAGTCACTGACACACGCTCTTACACTGAGAGAGCGCATCGCCGGCAAGTACGATGCCACAGTGATGAGTGTGCAGGGCAAGCTAGCGATGGCTTACATGCAAATCAAAAATTACAGTGAGGCATTTAGACTGCTCAAAAAGAGTCTCAAAATCACCGAAAACATCTTTGGCATCATGAGTCCAGAAGCTGCTCGCAAACAAGTGGTCATGGGCGATTGTCTTGCTTGCCAAAATAAAAACGAGCTGGCTGTAAAAGTGCTTGAGCGCGCAAAAAAAATCATCGAGAGCGACCCCGAAAACTTTGATCCCACTCTCATGTCAGCTTGTCTCTTTGAGCTAACCACCGGCTATCAGCGCCTCAAAGATGATCGCAATACAAAGCTGAGCCTCGAAGAACTCGTCCATCTCTTTGACAAAAACTCACCGCCCCTCAATCGCGGCGGACTTTATGCTGACTCACTCATAAGGCTAGCAGCCATTTATGACAAACAATGCTTATTCAAAAAAGCGCGTCCGCTCTACGAAGAAGCGCTACAGATAAGAGAGCGCATTTATGGTAACGAGCACAAACTCGTAGCCGAAGTCTTGATGCGCCTGGGCACATGCCAGGGCAAGATGTCGCTGGGCAATTTGGCCAACGAAAACATCAAAAAAGCAGAATCAATGCTAGCCGATTTGAAAAAACGTGCGTGATAAGCAGAGCTAAGGGGGCTTAATTTATATTTGATAAGAGATCTCACAGCACACTCAAATCTAACAGCCTTTGACCAGCCAAAGTTTTTTAAAAAAATAAAAGATTTTTTGTTGGTTTGTTAAATAAATTTCCAACGAAAAGCCTTTTATAAATTGATAACCAACAGGTGTTGACAACGACCGAAGTCCGAGCAAATCAGAAGACCTCTTTTTGTTTTGGGTGATGGCCCCACACCTACCCGAGACCTTTGTTACACCTGGGATTAGGCAATACACACGCCAACCGCAGATACATGCTGACCTTTACAGACCATTCATCCACCAAGAAACCACAAGAGGGCGCTAACACCCCGGGAGGAACTTGAGGTCAACACTCAGCGAATATCCTGACCCAACTATTATATTCTGCGCCAATCAATCAGAAGGCAATACTAGTGCTGTTTGGCAAGAAATAGAAAAAGCCAGAACACTACCGAAACTACACACAAAACACTTTTCGAAATTTTCAAAGCCATTCAATACTCTCACTAACGCCTTCCAACCACTAAAAGAGAGCCCCTTAAATACAATTTGATAGAAGCAGTGCCTGCCCTTAACACACTAACAACAGCGACAAATTCCACAAAAATGGTGGACGGGGATCGCCGTCTTTGCGCTGTACACCTTTGAGTTGCGAGTATGTGGGAGTGTGCTCTCTAACAACACTGGAGACATATGAGCCTGCATACGCTAAAGCGCCCAGTCCCATCATCACAGGCTTGATCCGTGAGCTAGCCACCATTCCTGCTGTCAAAAGCAAGCCACCCGCTCCATAACCGGCATCTTCAGCCACTTTTTGACCATAGTATGATTTACGCTCAGCGTCATTATTGATGTCGCTATAACTTTTGTAGTTATCCAAAATACCTGATGCTTTGTAGATACCAAAGGCACCAGGCACAAAGCGAGCTATACTGCCCATGCGGGATTCGGCTGCTAGAGTAGCAGCGCCAGTAGCACTCGCCGGCACAGCGGCATCGAGCATGTATCTGCTATAGGTGGTGAGTGGGCTAGCCTGAGCCAAACTCTGACGCTCGTAATTAAAGTCAAACTTGGATGGGCTGCGCAAGAAGTGCTGCACTGTATCATCCGGCACAATGGTAGTACCAATGGTGCCATCAGCTCGCTTATAGGTAGCATTGGCAACACCAGCAAATTTGAGGTCCTCACCGACATTTACTTGACCTGATTGACCAGGAAAAGCACCCATAACCAAATCTATACGACTGGCACTGAGATAGTCCTGGACATCCTGTCTATCGCGAGGATTGCCTGAATTAGCACCTTTCATGATCCATTCGCCCAGAGTAGGTGGATCACCAGCGGCACTGCGCTGCTCCAGAGCCCCTGTACGAGCCATAATGTCACGGACAGTGGTGAGCGCCATGGCTCGACCAGGAGACAAAAACTGCTTAGTATTATCCAGATGCGGCGTACCCAGACCAAAGACCCAGGAGCCCTGAGTCAAAACCGAAGTGTTCATAACATCCACAGCGCGGCTCGGATCTGGCTTTAGTCCCTCTACTTGCACCACAGCCAGGTCATTTACGTCATCGAGTTTAACTATATGACCCGCTCTCTTTTGACCATCAGGCGTTTGGATTTCTATGTTTTTGGAGTTATTAACCACGTGTGCGTCAGTCATGACCTGTGTGCCATCACCGATAAAAAAGCCGCTACCAGCCTCCCGCCCAAATTCGCGATTGACCATCACTTTTACAGTCTTGTCTTGATACTTTTCGAGCACTGAGCCAAGCAAACTGCCATGGCAAGTATCAACAGGCTCCAAAAAGCCTTTTTCGTTGATCACAGGCTTCTGTGAGCAATCGTCATTTTTACTGTCAGGGCTGTCTTTAGCCAAGGCAATTCACCAGCGCGATGTCACACCCAACTATATACCCGCCAGAGTGGTTTTGGACACTTCCGTGCGCAGTAATTGACGGCGCATCAGTTTGCGCCAGTGAGGATAGGTAGCAAAAATCACACTACCCAGGCAAAGCGGCCAGGATCCGGTCATAAAAAACGTCAAGACCCACATTACTTCTTTGGTGACAAACAGTCGTCCGGCCCAGCGGAAGTTTTGCACTGTAGGCTTGGGCATGGCTACTTGACTGTCTTCAAAATCAAAGGCTAGCTGAGCGTGCAAAAAGGTTAAAAAGACAGCAGCCGCAGCCAACCAGTCGCGCCCCTGCCCACCAGACAATGCCGCAATCATTAGCAAAGCAAAGAGCACAAATGAAGCTTCGAGCATGCTTGCCCAACGCACAGGCTGCAAGCCAGTATGATCAGCTATCGTCATACTTGCGGCAACTGGCACAGCACTATCAGCCAAGTTGTTATTAGCGGGCACAGCAGCGCCCAACGACCCTTGAGTCAGGATTCGAGTTTGCATAGCGATACTCACTGTAGCGGTGGTAAGCCAATCTTTGTGGACTAAGATTTTTATACCCGCCCCAAGACCTAAAAAAACCTCCCTGGCATCCAGTCAAAAGTATCTCCTGTACCAATGTCACCGGGCTGCCACAGGCAGCGTTGTATTATCAATTCCTCCACCACTTTTGCACCGAGCACCACGCCAGAAGCTATTGCTTCTAGCGTGGTTGCTTTTTGTGCTGCCACCACCCCTAGTGGCGCCGCGCCAACTATAAATGCATCTAAAAGCGATTATTTGCTCTATTTTTGACTGTCATGATTGATTGATGGTGCTTATTTTTATAGGGTGGTTTTTATAACTATTCCAATCATCTCTTTTTGAGCTACCAACCTAAAGCTAATGCCCAATACCAGCTCTAACCTCGCCTGACAGACCACTGGTTTGGCGGTGAGTAACATCATCAACTGCATACGAAAGGAGCGCTGTAATGCTCAATTACACCTTTCTGTTTGTGATTCTGCTGGCCTTTCTGCCGATGGGGATTGTCATCTATCTCTCCCGTCAAGAAAAGAAAGAGTCCAGCAGAGCCGCCATCGCATCAAGCAGCGCCGCCCCCTTGCCCCAACGGCAAAAGCAGCGCAAGACCTAAACCGCCAAGCCAGGAGTCCCAAATGCAACTCACGCACCTCAAAACACGCGCAAGCAACATGCCCACCTTGATCGACTTGATGATTGTGGTGGCTGTTGTTGGCATCATCGGCATCGAAGCAGTCTTCATCCTGATTGGTCTGGCTTTGCTCACCACCGCCGCATACCTGTTGCTCAAGTTTTTGCTCTGGAGCATCCGCCTGCTGAGTCATTTGCTCGCCCGCCACGCCAGCGACAACTCACCAAACAGCTAACCAGGGCATGCTGCTCTTGCAACCAAGAGAGCTTGGTAAAGGCAGCGATTTGGGCATCACTTGACAAGACTGAGCTAGCTAGCGCAGGCGAGATGGTTAACATTCTTGACTACCCCGGAATACAAACTTGCCCTGGTGCCAGCTTTTTTCATAGGTTGAGTTGTTATTTCCATCTCTACTCAAGACCCCCCAACCCCTTTTAAAACCCTCCACTGAGTATGCACTTCATGCCAGCCCGCCTCTTTTAGAGCCGTGCTGTTTTGCTGTGCCCGATGGAAAAGACACTTTTCTTCCACAACCTCAAACAGGATGACTAGCATGAACCCCATCAAGAAAATCGCGGTAACTCTTCTGGCAATCGACGTCATCTGGGCGACGATCATGGCGACCTTTGGCGCCCGTCTGATCACGCAGCTGGGCCTCGCGGCCGGCTCCGACCCAGGACTGTCCTATGTCTCCGGCTTCAGCGGCTGGATCATCACCTTCCTCGCGGCACTCTTCCAGGGCGGCATCTTCCTCGCGGTCGGCTCGGTCTTCTTCACCATCGGTCTGGTGATCTACTCCAAGCTTCCCGCCGGCGGCAAAAAAGTGGTCCACTGGGCTCTGCTCGCTGATGTCGTCTGGGCGGCACTCTTCGCCACCTTCGGTGCCAGCGTGATGGCTCAAGCCATCGGTCTGGTCGGTGTCTCCGGCAGCGCAGCAGCGATCAACGCCGTTTTGCTCTGGTGCATCGCCTTCGTCGCCGCCTACTTCCAGGGTCTGGTTTTCATGACCGTCGGCGCCGGCTTCATCTTTGTCATCTCGGTGATCGTTATCGCTTTCAGCGGCAACAACAGCAAAGGTGGCACTGGCAGCAACAGCGCTGACACCACCTCGACCAACGACCGCAACCCGGGCGAACCTCCGCTCCGTTAAGGTCTCCATTAGCCGAAGGGTTTTTGAAACGAGCTAGCTATGCTCGTTTCAGCCCTTCGGCTAAGTTTTTCTTTTCAATTTTTCTCCTACTTCTTATAGTATTACAGCGCAATTGCCTTGAGACTAAATGGCAGTGGACTGGCACTATCCATCAGTTAAATTTGTCGTTTTTGAGCTGATCCACCAGCTCTCTTATGCCAGGCCAGTTTGGATCGGCAGGATCTATATCGACTACTCGCTCAAGACAGTCATCAGCTTCGCTAAAACGCGACTCTATGGCGTACACACGCGAGAGATGCAGCCAGGCATTAATGTAATACGGATTGATCACAACCGCCTGCCGCAGCACTTCTTCGGCGCGTGATAGCTCTCCTTTTTTGATCAAAAGCGAGCCCAGATTGCCATAAGGCCACTCAAAGTCGGGATATTGCCTGACCAATTTTTCGAATGTGCGCTTTGCCTCATCCTCATCAGCCAGCATCTGGTTGTAGCCCTGGATATTGGCTTGCTCAGCCATGAGCGGCACTGGATGACGCGGGATCTTTGAGCGCAAAAAGCACTGTGCCTTTTTGCCAATCGGACCATCACCATCTATCTCTATGGCCAGACAAAGCGCATCTCGCGCTTGCTCAGTCCATCCCACCTGCTTGTAGCGCAAAGCCAGCTCCCAGTACTCGGCAGCTTGCAAGTCTTGAGGTACTTCGCGCGGAGGCGGATCTGGTCTGGTCATTTCGAGCAAAGCTTTTTTGAGTTTGCCCAGATATTCTTCAGCTTCATCATCTGATAGCCCGATTGATTTGAGCTGTTCTTTCATCGACTGCATCGGGTCTTCGTCATCATCACATTCAGGTGACTCTACGTCTTCTTCAATACTCTTTTCTGTATTGGCAGGGAACTCCTGTGTCTGTTGCCCATTTGCGTCCAGAGCATCTTCTTCGTCGTTTTGCTCTTTAGACATTTTTTTGAGCATCTGCATAAGAGCGCTGGCAAATTCGGAGCCAGCTTGACGCCCTTTGATCTCGCCGGCCTCAGCCTCATCCTTATCTGTTTTACTCTGCGCTTTGCGCAACTCAGATAAAAATGAAAGCGCACGGGTAGCCTGAGAGTGCCGCCCCATAAGGGTATAGAGCGCCACAAGACGCTGATACTCTTGTTGATTCAAACCTTCTGGCACCTGATCAGGCGGCTTCACTTAGCTGGACTCCATATCACGACTATTTTCATTCTACTCCAGCTTCAAAAAACTGCCAAAGGA
The sequence above is a segment of the Candidatus Obscuribacter sp. genome. Coding sequences within it:
- a CDS encoding trypsin-like peptidase domain-containing protein, whose translation is MAKDSPDSKNDDCSQKPVINEKGFLEPVDTCHGSLLGSVLEKYQDKTVKVMVNREFGREAGSGFFIGDGTQVMTDAHVVNNSKNIEIQTPDGQKRAGHIVKLDDVNDLAVVQVEGLKPDPSRAVDVMNTSVLTQGSWVFGLGTPHLDNTKQFLSPGRAMALTTVRDIMARTGALEQRSAAGDPPTLGEWIMKGANSGNPRDRQDVQDYLSASRIDLVMGAFPGQSGQVNVGEDLKFAGVANATYKRADGTIGTTIVPDDTVQHFLRSPSKFDFNYERQSLAQASPLTTYSRYMLDAAVPASATGAATLAAESRMGSIARFVPGAFGIYKASGILDNYKSYSDINNDAERKSYYGQKVAEDAGYGAGGLLLTAGMVASSRIKPVMMGLGALAYAGSYVSSVVREHTPTYSQLKGVQRKDGDPRPPFLWNLSLLLVC
- a CDS encoding tetratricopeptide repeat protein, which codes for MTVSDGRKPGFGKKESGQAGPTKTNVASHKNFVIKNASQGMARGVDTGSNEVGLYDPDKEHEFRPPPWETLTHKDFTGKNLPSLPSLHEFNRSNFVKAAMVGLAIGVMMVTADALTARISPEALDYDGSRLLYEGGDKSPIDYWQNKVNEELRWSWAGSPRHLAALEGLAIANFRDKRMDTAHDLFKEERRLILSNPLHDQMRLAQADENIAASLGRFENYFEARSYQKEASSIKEQNSYLSWCFAGFLLAFIAQGLFMARALLESKWRISGWYINVALSMVASGLFAFGLFCNGQSMLYAMLCSIFGIFMMLPSLLLSTMSIAVRYISPLYHIRPSEKPK
- a CDS encoding tetratricopeptide repeat protein, producing MAKTPSTDQSSETIVEPSGIESQYDCVYARAKESGTFGDFERAASEYRAATDVARSFGLEDERLFDSLSRLAYCHYRLGDMQQAEVAYREALELMERFHKSKHPDRFASILWAMAVLLSDSKRFNEAEEYFKRSMAVSESWSGPKDRFVADCLWGLSKCLTGAGKINEAEEAIKNAIAIYQGLDENVDDFLATNYINLGSLQMQRGKINDAIESLTHALTLRERIAGKYDATVMSVQGKLAMAYMQIKNYSEAFRLLKKSLKITENIFGIMSPEAARKQVVMGDCLACQNKNELAVKVLERAKKIIESDPENFDPTLMSACLFELTTGYQRLKDDRNTKLSLEELVHLFDKNSPPLNRGGLYADSLIRLAAIYDKQCLFKKARPLYEEALQIRERIYGNEHKLVAEVLMRLGTCQGKMSLGNLANENIKKAESMLADLKKRA